The Lentisphaerota bacterium genome has a window encoding:
- a CDS encoding undecaprenyl/decaprenyl-phosphate alpha-N-acetylglucosaminyl 1-phosphate transferase, whose protein sequence is MFVFDWYEEGTKQLASAGWSRALTYLFAFFSSLVLSLTLTPPVRALARRLGMVDQPDIRRIHTQPTPRAGGVAVFIAFHATVWVCLMLFPSVFHPIYGIDKLTAFFWASLVLLGVGLMDDAISLKPYVKLLGQITAATLLYLAGFRVGGGGSITLSDPVNFVVTVFWIVGAVNAFNLIDGMDGLASGLA, encoded by the coding sequence ATGTTCGTATTTGACTGGTATGAGGAGGGGACGAAACAATTGGCATCCGCCGGCTGGTCGCGGGCGCTGACCTACCTGTTTGCCTTCTTTTCTTCACTGGTACTCTCGCTGACGTTGACGCCGCCGGTGCGCGCGCTGGCCCGGCGGTTGGGGATGGTCGATCAGCCCGACATCCGGCGCATTCACACGCAGCCGACGCCACGGGCGGGCGGCGTTGCCGTATTTATCGCCTTCCATGCGACGGTCTGGGTGTGCCTGATGCTCTTTCCCAGCGTGTTCCACCCGATCTACGGCATCGACAAGTTGACCGCTTTTTTCTGGGCGTCACTGGTGCTTCTGGGTGTCGGCTTGATGGATGATGCCATCAGCCTTAAGCCCTATGTCAAGCTGTTGGGCCAGATTACCGCAGCCACACTGCTGTATCTTGCGGGCTTCCGCGTCGGGGGGGGGGGTTCCATAACGCTGTCCGATCCGGTCAACTTCGTGGTGACGGTGTTCTGGATCGTTGGCGCGGTGAACGCCTTCAACCTGATCGATGGCATGGATGGCCTGGCGTCCGGTCTCGCGA